Proteins from a genomic interval of Desulfitibacter alkalitolerans DSM 16504:
- a CDS encoding YpmA family protein: MESNDKLTIIASITIQESEDFYKIVDFLNRTLKERGLLFGLKKVKNEPKMTLYIYDV; the protein is encoded by the coding sequence GTGGAATCTAATGATAAACTAACAATTATTGCTTCAATTACAATTCAAGAAAGTGAAGACTTTTATAAGATTGTTGATTTTTTAAATAGGACATTAAAAGAAAGAGGATTATTGTTCGGCTTAAAGAAGGTTAAGAATGAACCAAAGATGACCCTGTATATTTATGATGTGTAA
- the surE gene encoding 5'/3'-nucleotidase SurE: protein MHILLTNDDGIEALGINKLREALSSLGKLTVVAPDRERSATGHGITIHKPLRVYKMDFENCTAYAVTGTPADCVKLALQELMDEPPDIIVSGINSGANLGTDVLYSGTVSAAIEGIIAGVPSIAVSLALKKKRNYDLAAEVTCKIVKKVIKKGLPEETILNINVPDTEIIESTSFEITRLGIRKYKDSIEKRIDPRGYEYYWIAGQVTDVECNRNKQICTDISAIAQNKISITPIHLDLTNYRIIDDLLTWDL, encoded by the coding sequence ATGCATATTCTGCTAACGAATGATGACGGAATAGAGGCTTTAGGGATAAACAAGCTTAGAGAAGCCCTTAGTTCACTTGGGAAACTAACAGTGGTAGCCCCTGACAGGGAAAGAAGTGCAACAGGTCATGGTATTACCATTCATAAACCTTTACGGGTTTATAAGATGGACTTTGAAAATTGTACTGCCTATGCAGTTACAGGTACACCTGCAGACTGTGTCAAACTTGCTTTGCAGGAGTTAATGGATGAACCCCCTGACATAATTGTTTCTGGTATCAATTCTGGAGCCAATTTAGGTACAGATGTATTATACTCTGGTACTGTTTCGGCAGCAATTGAGGGCATAATTGCAGGTGTTCCTTCAATAGCAGTTTCCCTGGCCCTTAAGAAAAAAAGAAACTATGACTTAGCAGCAGAAGTTACCTGCAAGATAGTCAAAAAAGTTATTAAAAAGGGACTTCCTGAAGAAACAATACTTAATATAAATGTTCCAGATACTGAAATTATTGAAAGCACAAGTTTTGAAATAACCAGATTAGGTATTCGCAAGTATAAAGATTCTATAGAGAAAAGAATAGACCCTAGAGGCTACGAATATTATTGGATTGCCGGCCAAGTAACTGATGTTGAATGCAATAGGAACAAACAGATTTGTACTGACATTAGTGCCATTGCCCAAAACAAAATTTCCATAACACCTATTCATCTAGATCTTACCAACTATAGAATAATTGATGATCTTTTAACCTGGGATCTTTAA
- a CDS encoding putative polysaccharide biosynthesis protein produces MKKQYTSLAFGAVILTISGFINRMLGFLYRVWTVRLIGSEGIGLFQMVLPPFTFLLVLTTAGIPLTLSKLISGRVALNQHAEAKKIFTVALRVLLITSTVISVISWLAAPYFIKLFFSDGRVYWAYMSLIPALIIVAFSSAYRGYFLGLKMMFPSALSTVVEQIIRFIFGLGTIMLLLPYGLEYAIIGLSIGIVMGEMAGLIILIIFYKKNQQVFTSSGNKSTTWEIMKNIYSMSLPLTLNRAVIGLLFTAQAIIIPNRLQAAGFSVREATDLFGQFTGIAMTLLGLPTIITVSLAITMVPAISEAMAANNLKLVKKRAMTAINITILAGIPWVIIFYTIPGKLCGTIFNTPDAGIPLKYLALGALFIYLQQTSTGIIQGMGKMYIMLLHSVGGALINITGVYLLTGTALGIKGTAIAFNLSALVVAGLNLLYLFNFIKLGINIKKLALLTMAVLLMLLTMVSTSHYFAAWGSSLGMTMLHLLVGIGVYTVCLFLLGLITYNDLRQFRKI; encoded by the coding sequence TTGAAAAAACAATATACTTCATTAGCCTTTGGAGCAGTTATACTTACCATATCGGGTTTTATAAATAGAATGTTAGGTTTTCTTTATCGTGTCTGGACAGTACGCTTGATAGGCTCTGAAGGTATAGGTTTGTTTCAAATGGTTCTTCCTCCCTTTACATTTTTGTTAGTTCTGACAACAGCTGGAATTCCTTTAACCTTATCCAAGCTAATATCTGGCCGGGTAGCCTTAAATCAACATGCTGAAGCAAAAAAAATATTTACTGTTGCATTGAGGGTATTATTAATAACTTCTACAGTAATATCAGTTATTAGTTGGCTGGCTGCTCCCTACTTTATTAAACTATTTTTTTCAGATGGGAGAGTTTATTGGGCATATATGAGTCTTATCCCTGCCTTGATTATTGTAGCTTTTAGCTCAGCTTACAGAGGATACTTTTTGGGCTTGAAAATGATGTTTCCCTCAGCACTTTCAACGGTAGTGGAACAAATAATAAGGTTTATATTTGGGCTTGGAACTATCATGCTTTTACTGCCCTACGGATTAGAATATGCTATTATTGGTCTTTCAATAGGAATAGTAATGGGTGAAATGGCAGGCCTAATTATTCTGATAATTTTTTATAAAAAAAACCAGCAGGTTTTTACTTCATCAGGAAATAAAAGCACCACATGGGAAATAATGAAAAATATTTACAGCATGTCCCTTCCCCTCACACTTAATAGAGCAGTAATTGGACTCCTTTTTACTGCTCAAGCAATAATTATACCCAATCGGCTGCAGGCAGCAGGCTTTTCTGTCAGAGAGGCTACTGACCTATTTGGACAATTTACAGGAATTGCTATGACCTTGTTAGGTTTGCCAACTATAATCACAGTATCCCTGGCAATAACAATGGTCCCAGCAATTTCTGAAGCCATGGCTGCCAACAATTTAAAGCTTGTTAAAAAAAGAGCCATGACTGCTATCAATATAACAATATTAGCAGGTATACCATGGGTGATAATTTTTTATACAATTCCAGGAAAGCTTTGTGGGACAATTTTTAACACACCTGATGCAGGTATACCTTTGAAATATCTGGCACTGGGTGCACTTTTTATTTATCTTCAGCAGACTTCAACTGGTATTATACAAGGGATGGGTAAAATGTATATTATGCTTTTGCATTCAGTTGGGGGCGCATTGATAAATATTACTGGTGTCTATCTGCTTACAGGAACTGCTTTAGGTATAAAAGGCACAGCAATAGCTTTTAACTTGAGTGCTCTGGTAGTTGCAGGTCTAAATCTCTTGTATTTGTTTAATTTTATCAAACTAGGTATTAATATTAAAAAACTAGCATTGTTAACAATGGCTGTTTTGTTAATGCTCCTCACTATGGTTTCTACCAGTCACTATTTTGCTGCGTGGGGTTCTAGCCTAGGGATGACAATGCTCCATTTGTTAGTTGGTATTGGAGTATATACAGTGTGTTTATTTTTGCTTGGTCTAATTACCTATAATGATTTGAGACAGTTTAGGAAAATTTAG
- the fusA gene encoding elongation factor G, with the protein MKVYSAKKIRNIGIMAHGGAGKTSLTEAMLYNSGALKRLGKVDEGNTTTDYLPEEIDRKVTITLALAPCEWKDNKVNVIDTPGFIDFVGDVNSALRVIDSMVVTVCAVAGVEVRTEAVWEFANEKNMPRICFINKMDRENADFYRVLDELKDSFENRIVPIQIPIGSAESFNGIIDLVAMKAYKFDNGKPIEIDIPEDLKDQTETYREELVEAVAESDDELLMKYLEGEELTPEEFLSGLNSGVKNANFIPVACGSALNNIGIANLLDLIVDCMPSAEEALGKSEEELSKEPFKALIFKTIADPYVGKVSFFRIYSGIFTPGHSYYNINKETEEKVNSVFVMRGKQQEQVEKMFPGDIGALTKLAKTETGDTLSVKGINEPLTGIEFPNPTLSYAISPKSKGDEDKLGNAISKLLEEDKTLKIEKNIETKETILSGMGDQHLDIVLERLQKKYGVGVEKATPSVPYRETIRSSVTRIEGKHKKQSGGAGQFGHVFIDMAPYSEGDFLFEETIFGGSVPRNYIPAVEKGVREAMEQGVLAKYPVTNIKVTLTDGSYHPVDSSEMAFKIAGSLAFKKAMEKANPILLEPVMKVEVTVPEQFMGDIMGDMNSKRGRILGMEAKGRNQVIKALAPLSEMYRYAIDLKSITQGRGTFTMEFNSYEPIPEHLAEKIIAARKTADE; encoded by the coding sequence ATGAAAGTATACTCTGCAAAAAAAATTAGAAATATAGGGATAATGGCCCATGGTGGTGCTGGAAAGACTTCACTAACAGAAGCCATGTTATACAACTCCGGAGCTTTGAAGAGATTAGGCAAGGTAGATGAGGGTAATACTACTACCGATTATCTGCCTGAGGAAATTGATAGAAAAGTAACTATTACTCTGGCATTGGCTCCATGCGAATGGAAGGACAACAAGGTCAATGTTATTGATACACCAGGCTTTATAGACTTTGTAGGTGATGTTAATAGTGCATTAAGAGTAATAGATAGTATGGTTGTTACAGTATGTGCTGTGGCTGGTGTAGAGGTAAGAACAGAGGCCGTTTGGGAATTTGCAAATGAAAAAAACATGCCTAGAATTTGCTTCATAAATAAAATGGACAGAGAAAATGCAGATTTTTATAGGGTATTAGATGAACTAAAGGATAGTTTTGAAAACAGGATAGTTCCTATACAAATTCCTATTGGAAGCGCAGAAAGCTTTAATGGAATAATAGATTTAGTTGCAATGAAGGCATATAAGTTTGATAACGGAAAACCCATAGAAATTGACATTCCTGAAGACCTAAAAGACCAGACTGAGACCTATAGAGAAGAATTAGTAGAAGCTGTTGCAGAAAGTGATGATGAACTTTTAATGAAGTATTTGGAGGGTGAAGAGCTCACTCCTGAGGAATTCTTATCTGGACTTAATTCAGGTGTCAAGAATGCTAACTTTATTCCGGTTGCATGCGGTTCTGCGTTAAATAATATAGGCATAGCAAATCTTTTGGATCTTATTGTTGACTGCATGCCATCAGCAGAAGAAGCCCTAGGAAAGTCAGAAGAAGAATTATCAAAGGAACCTTTCAAAGCACTGATATTTAAAACAATTGCTGACCCTTACGTAGGAAAGGTTAGTTTCTTCAGGATATACAGCGGCATATTCACTCCTGGTCATTCCTATTACAATATAAACAAGGAAACTGAAGAAAAAGTAAATAGTGTATTTGTCATGAGAGGCAAGCAGCAGGAACAGGTTGAAAAAATGTTTCCTGGTGATATTGGGGCTTTAACAAAGCTCGCTAAAACAGAAACTGGAGATACCCTCTCAGTTAAAGGAATAAACGAACCTCTAACTGGTATTGAGTTTCCAAACCCAACTTTGTCATATGCCATTAGTCCAAAGAGTAAAGGTGACGAAGACAAATTAGGTAATGCAATTTCCAAGTTATTAGAGGAAGATAAAACCTTAAAAATAGAAAAGAATATTGAAACTAAAGAGACCATTTTAAGTGGAATGGGTGATCAGCATCTAGATATAGTACTAGAAAGGCTGCAGAAAAAATATGGCGTTGGAGTTGAAAAAGCTACACCCTCTGTTCCATATAGAGAAACCATCCGTTCTTCAGTAACTAGAATAGAAGGTAAGCATAAAAAACAATCTGGTGGAGCAGGTCAGTTTGGTCACGTATTTATTGACATGGCCCCTTATTCAGAAGGAGATTTCTTATTTGAAGAAACAATCTTTGGAGGATCTGTGCCAAGAAACTATATTCCTGCAGTTGAAAAAGGTGTTAGAGAAGCCATGGAACAGGGTGTCCTGGCTAAATATCCAGTTACAAATATTAAGGTAACCCTTACAGACGGTTCTTATCACCCTGTTGATTCCTCAGAAATGGCATTTAAAATTGCCGGCAGCTTAGCCTTTAAAAAGGCCATGGAAAAAGCAAATCCTATTCTTCTTGAACCAGTAATGAAGGTTGAGGTTACCGTTCCAGAGCAGTTTATGGGCGATATAATGGGAGATATGAACAGCAAAAGGGGTAGGATATTAGGAATGGAAGCCAAGGGCAGAAACCAGGTGATAAAGGCCCTGGCACCATTATCAGAAATGTATCGTTATGCCATAGACTTAAAATCAATTACTCAGGGTAGAGGAACCTTTACAATGGAATTTAATAGTTATGAACCCATACCTGAACACCTAGCTGAAAAAATCATAGCAGCACGAAAGACAGCTGACGAGTAA
- a CDS encoding D-alanine--D-alanine ligase: MKKIAVLLGGRSAEREISLKTGKAVANALVNLGHNVKSIDTKGDFIDDLKAFHPDLVFIALHGPLGEDGAMQGLLEILGYPYTGCGVLTSSLAMNKIYTKKILKEAEIPTPRFSVIREKDYLMNTIQTEDLLLKDLNLPLVIKAPNQGSTIGIYFAKQRSDLNTMILEAFKFEKEILIEEFVHGREVTVAIMGNEELQTLPIIEIVSHTGVYDYEAKYTKGMSDHIIPARLNESVSKMINILAEKSYRSLGCRGFARVDFIVENDLNPYVLEINTIPGMTETSLFPDAALSAGISFDELINRFIQYAVE, from the coding sequence TTGAAAAAAATAGCTGTTCTATTAGGAGGCAGGTCTGCCGAAAGGGAAATATCTTTAAAGACTGGTAAGGCAGTTGCCAATGCTTTAGTTAACCTTGGGCATAATGTTAAATCTATTGACACCAAGGGTGATTTTATTGATGATCTCAAAGCATTTCACCCTGATCTTGTTTTTATTGCTTTACATGGCCCTTTAGGGGAAGATGGTGCAATGCAGGGGTTATTAGAAATATTAGGTTATCCTTATACAGGTTGTGGTGTGCTTACCAGCTCTCTTGCCATGAACAAGATCTATACAAAAAAGATTTTAAAAGAAGCCGAAATTCCAACACCAAGGTTCTCTGTTATTAGAGAAAAGGATTATCTTATGAATACAATACAAACAGAGGATTTGCTGTTAAAAGATTTAAATCTACCACTGGTAATAAAAGCACCTAATCAGGGGTCAACTATTGGCATTTATTTTGCTAAGCAAAGAAGCGATCTTAATACAATGATATTAGAAGCATTTAAGTTTGAAAAAGAGATACTTATTGAAGAGTTTGTCCATGGGCGAGAAGTTACAGTAGCAATAATGGGAAATGAAGAGCTTCAAACTCTTCCCATTATAGAAATTGTATCCCATACTGGGGTCTATGATTATGAAGCTAAATATACCAAGGGAATGAGTGACCATATTATACCGGCACGTCTTAATGAAAGTGTCAGCAAGATGATAAATATATTAGCTGAAAAGAGCTATCGGTCTTTAGGGTGTAGGGGATTTGCCAGGGTTGATTTTATTGTAGAAAATGATCTAAACCCCTATGTTTTAGAAATAAATACAATACCAGGCATGACTGAAACCAGCTTATTTCCTGATGCTGCACTCAGTGCGGGCATCTCCTTTGACGAGTTGATTAATAGATTTATCCAATACGCTGTAGAGTAA
- a CDS encoding UPF0182 family protein has product MQFLLRQGLVVLFAVVIAIVYVFNFAINFYADMLWFTAMEYVSVLYTIVLSNIGVRLISFVLLFLIFILNLLITMKFIKFEKVFIEYNNQDVIPIKEYFLQKFFNRKKLFLIYVLISLFFAFLFSGITANQWLTVQAFFNANEFRIADPIFNKDISFYVFTLPFYRLLYALLVSAVVGSGILVSLAYFLFTPKNQFNLKLKNFKFPQLHISFIVALFFVLKAWSYKLNAFELLNSQRGVVFGAGYTDVVAQMPAFNIMAILSLVLAALIIISLFLKTYKIIMGSIIVFVASSILLGSVFPSAVQRFRVEPNEFVREAPYLEHSIAFTRKAFNLERIETQQFPVNQELTWEDIENNRSTIDNIRLWDPRPLRQTFEQLQTLRLYYEFKDVDIDRYWIDGEYRQVMLAAREMDQRQLQPQAQTWINQRLRYTHGYGVVMSAVNETTSEGLPHLFVKNFPPQSISSDLVINQPSIYFGELTTNQVIVNTNTKEFHYPSGNDNIETTYKGTGGVPIDSFFKRLFFAIYHGDFRLILTSEITKDSKILYNRDLTSIVNKIAPFLVYDTDPYIVISAGNLYWIRDAYTVTNMYPYSQTYGGFNYIRNSVKVVIDAYNGTTHFYISDPTDPIIKTYSDIFPELFKPMEDMPDGLRQHIRYPVYYFGVQARLLSLYHMQNPQVFYNREDAWTIPQEIFQGDSQLMEPYYMIMQLPGHTTPEFVLMLPFTPLNRANMVSWLAARSDGDHYGNLILYQFPKEGHLFGPMQIEARIDQDSEISQQLTLWDQRGSQVIRGNLLVIPIENSILYVEPIFLQAEQSKMPELRRVIVAYGDQIVMEETLQLSLQAIFGERQTPIVIEDEDFDEQIINGETTSQLITRANRLFNEAMERQKNGDWAGYGNAIKELENVLNILSNINENDTQE; this is encoded by the coding sequence ATGCAGTTTTTATTACGTCAGGGATTAGTAGTATTATTTGCAGTAGTAATCGCAATAGTGTATGTCTTTAATTTTGCAATTAACTTTTATGCAGACATGTTATGGTTTACAGCAATGGAGTACGTTTCAGTTTTATACACCATTGTGTTATCCAATATAGGTGTAAGATTAATTTCTTTTGTCTTGTTGTTTCTGATATTTATTTTAAACCTTTTAATAACAATGAAATTTATTAAATTTGAAAAGGTTTTTATTGAATATAACAACCAGGATGTTATCCCTATTAAAGAGTACTTTCTCCAAAAGTTTTTTAATCGCAAGAAGTTGTTTTTAATCTATGTATTAATAAGCTTGTTTTTTGCATTTTTGTTCAGCGGTATAACAGCTAATCAATGGTTAACGGTACAAGCCTTTTTTAATGCTAATGAGTTTAGAATAGCAGATCCAATTTTTAATAAAGATATTAGTTTTTATGTGTTTACACTACCCTTTTATAGGCTTTTATATGCTTTGCTTGTTTCCGCAGTTGTTGGAAGCGGTATACTAGTAAGTTTAGCTTACTTTTTATTTACTCCAAAGAATCAGTTTAATCTCAAGCTTAAAAACTTCAAGTTTCCGCAACTACACATATCCTTTATTGTTGCCTTGTTTTTTGTGTTAAAGGCTTGGAGCTACAAGCTTAATGCCTTTGAATTACTTAATTCCCAAAGAGGTGTTGTCTTTGGAGCTGGCTATACTGATGTAGTGGCTCAAATGCCGGCATTTAATATTATGGCCATATTATCACTGGTTTTGGCTGCATTAATTATTATTAGCCTCTTCCTGAAAACTTACAAAATAATTATGGGATCCATAATAGTATTTGTAGCATCATCAATTCTGCTGGGGTCAGTATTCCCTTCGGCAGTACAAAGGTTTAGAGTAGAACCAAATGAATTTGTTAGAGAAGCTCCTTATTTAGAGCATAGCATAGCTTTCACCAGGAAGGCTTTTAACCTTGAAAGAATTGAAACCCAACAATTTCCTGTAAATCAGGAGTTGACATGGGAAGATATTGAAAACAACAGGAGTACTATTGATAATATTAGATTATGGGATCCACGCCCTTTAAGACAGACCTTTGAACAGCTGCAAACCCTTAGGCTGTACTATGAGTTTAAGGATGTAGATATTGACCGTTACTGGATTGATGGTGAATACCGCCAAGTAATGCTGGCGGCAAGGGAAATGGACCAAAGACAACTCCAGCCCCAGGCACAAACCTGGATAAATCAAAGACTTCGCTACACCCATGGATATGGTGTGGTAATGTCTGCAGTTAATGAAACAACAAGTGAGGGACTTCCACATCTTTTTGTTAAAAATTTTCCACCACAATCAATATCATCTGATCTGGTAATTAATCAGCCATCAATATATTTTGGAGAATTAACTACTAATCAGGTAATTGTAAATACTAATACAAAGGAGTTTCATTATCCGTCAGGCAATGATAATATTGAAACTACTTACAAGGGCACTGGTGGCGTACCCATTGATTCATTTTTTAAAAGATTATTTTTTGCTATCTATCATGGTGATTTTAGATTAATTCTTACCAGTGAAATAACAAAAGACAGCAAAATACTTTATAACAGGGATCTGACTTCTATAGTAAATAAAATAGCTCCCTTTCTAGTCTACGATACTGATCCTTATATAGTAATTAGTGCTGGAAACCTTTACTGGATCAGAGATGCGTATACCGTTACAAATATGTATCCCTATTCTCAAACCTATGGAGGATTTAATTATATTCGAAATTCAGTTAAAGTAGTTATAGATGCTTATAACGGGACTACCCATTTTTATATTAGTGACCCTACTGATCCAATTATTAAAACCTACAGTGATATTTTCCCTGAACTATTTAAACCAATGGAAGATATGCCAGACGGATTAAGGCAGCACATTCGTTATCCTGTCTATTACTTTGGAGTGCAGGCCAGGCTGCTGTCACTATACCATATGCAGAATCCCCAGGTTTTCTATAACAGAGAAGATGCCTGGACTATTCCTCAAGAAATCTTTCAGGGTGATAGTCAGCTCATGGAGCCTTATTATATGATCATGCAGCTTCCAGGACATACTACTCCAGAGTTTGTATTAATGCTCCCATTTACTCCTTTAAACAGAGCTAATATGGTATCATGGTTAGCTGCTAGGAGCGATGGTGATCATTACGGCAATCTCATATTATATCAGTTTCCTAAAGAGGGCCATCTTTTTGGTCCAATGCAAATTGAAGCCAGAATAGATCAGGATTCTGAAATATCACAGCAGTTAACACTATGGGATCAAAGAGGATCACAGGTTATAAGAGGCAATCTGCTGGTAATTCCCATAGAGAACTCCATCCTCTATGTAGAGCCTATATTTCTTCAAGCAGAACAGAGTAAGATGCCAGAGCTGCGAAGGGTTATAGTGGCTTATGGAGATCAAATTGTAATGGAGGAAACATTACAGTTATCTCTTCAAGCCATCTTCGGAGAACGCCAGACTCCTATTGTTATTGAAGATGAAGATTTTGATGAACAAATAATTAATGGTGAAACCACTAGTCAGTTAATAACAAGAGCCAATAGACTGTTTAATGAGGCAATGGAAAGGCAAAAAAATGGCGATTGGGCTGGCTACGGCAATGCAATAAAAGAGCTTGAAAATGTTCTAAATATACTATCCAACATAAATGAAAATGATACCCAGGAGTAG
- a CDS encoding vitamin B12-dependent ribonucleotide reductase, whose product MNLTENARKILEKRYLVKKEGIPIEKPEDMFRRVAKFVADIETSFDPKLSKSKLKKIEDKFFSLMTEFDFMPNSPTLMNAGRDLGQLSACFVLPIEDSMEGIFTAVKDAALIHKSGGGTGFSFSRIRPKNNPVKSTGGVASGPVSFMKVFNSATEAIKQGGTRRGANMGILSVDHPDILEFISCKQNNNDLTNFNISVGITKEFMEAIENDDYYDLKFNGTVYDRYKAKNVFDLIVEKAWSNGEPGIVFLDRLNADNPTPELGEIEATNPCGEQPLLGYEACNLGSINLENIHDNGTINWDKLEDIVVWSMRFLDNVIEANKFPLEKIQEMVQGNRKVGLGVMGWANLLFKLQIPYNSQEAIDLAEKVMGFINTKAHAASASLAEERGSFPNINQSIYKGSLMRNATSTTIAPTGTISMIAGTSSGIEPAFSIAYTKNVLDGANLVEVNPVFEAYVKANYSPEESKVIIEKAAKAGSVEDIAELPESIRKVFVTALEIEPEWHIKMQGAFQKYCDNAVSKTVNFPNEATKEDVKTVYMLAYKLGCKGVTVYRTGSREEEVLIKGNKGRCEPAVKIEKLYPRPRPKRTVGVTEQVSTGCGRMYITVNYDQEGLIETFITTGSSGGCSGFTEGVSRLISLALRANISPEAIIDQLTSVSCPTFLRRKANNNSLIGKSCPDIIGRILTQESEFVKDNKDVKTIVNSTVSELSAASEKLASIYETLTEDELILLGVCPDCKEKLTFAEGCLKCNCGFSKCG is encoded by the coding sequence ATGAATCTAACTGAAAATGCACGTAAAATTTTAGAAAAAAGGTATTTAGTAAAAAAAGAAGGAATACCCATAGAAAAACCGGAAGACATGTTTCGAAGGGTTGCCAAGTTTGTAGCAGACATTGAAACTTCCTTTGATCCAAAGCTCTCAAAATCTAAATTAAAAAAAATTGAAGATAAGTTTTTCTCTTTAATGACTGAGTTTGACTTTATGCCCAACAGCCCAACCCTGATGAATGCAGGAAGGGACCTGGGTCAGCTATCAGCATGCTTTGTACTACCCATAGAGGATAGTATGGAAGGAATTTTTACAGCTGTAAAGGATGCAGCTTTAATTCATAAAAGTGGCGGTGGAACAGGCTTCTCTTTTTCAAGAATCAGGCCCAAAAATAACCCTGTTAAATCTACTGGTGGTGTAGCTTCAGGTCCTGTCTCCTTCATGAAGGTGTTTAATTCTGCTACAGAAGCCATCAAGCAGGGTGGAACCCGCAGAGGCGCTAATATGGGCATACTCAGTGTTGACCACCCAGATATTCTTGAATTCATATCATGCAAACAAAACAATAACGACCTGACAAATTTCAACATTTCAGTTGGTATAACCAAAGAGTTCATGGAAGCAATAGAAAATGATGACTACTACGACCTTAAATTTAATGGTACCGTATACGATAGATATAAGGCTAAAAATGTATTTGACTTGATTGTTGAGAAAGCATGGTCCAATGGTGAACCTGGAATTGTCTTCTTGGACAGATTAAATGCTGATAATCCTACCCCAGAGCTTGGTGAAATAGAAGCAACTAATCCCTGTGGTGAACAGCCTTTACTGGGATATGAGGCATGTAATTTAGGCTCTATTAATTTAGAAAATATTCATGACAATGGTACAATAAACTGGGACAAGCTTGAAGACATTGTTGTATGGTCAATGAGATTCTTAGACAATGTAATTGAAGCAAATAAGTTTCCTTTAGAAAAGATTCAAGAAATGGTTCAGGGAAATAGAAAAGTTGGTTTGGGAGTAATGGGATGGGCAAACCTGCTATTTAAGCTGCAGATTCCCTATAATTCACAGGAAGCCATTGACTTGGCTGAAAAAGTTATGGGTTTTATAAACACTAAAGCCCATGCAGCATCAGCCTCACTAGCCGAGGAAAGAGGAAGCTTTCCAAATATAAACCAAAGTATTTACAAGGGCAGCTTGATGAGAAATGCTACCAGCACTACAATTGCTCCAACTGGAACCATCAGTATGATTGCAGGGACCTCCTCTGGTATCGAGCCAGCTTTTTCAATAGCTTATACAAAAAATGTATTAGATGGGGCCAATCTAGTAGAGGTTAATCCTGTATTTGAAGCTTATGTGAAAGCAAATTATTCCCCTGAAGAGAGTAAAGTCATTATTGAAAAGGCTGCCAAGGCTGGCAGCGTGGAGGATATTGCTGAGCTGCCTGAAAGCATTAGAAAAGTCTTTGTCACAGCGTTAGAAATTGAGCCTGAATGGCACATTAAAATGCAGGGAGCCTTCCAAAAGTATTGCGATAATGCTGTATCAAAAACCGTTAATTTCCCAAATGAAGCAACAAAAGAAGATGTTAAGACGGTTTATATGCTGGCCTATAAACTGGGATGTAAAGGTGTTACTGTATATCGAACAGGCAGCAGAGAAGAGGAAGTCCTAATTAAGGGCAATAAGGGGAGATGTGAACCAGCTGTAAAAATTGAAAAGCTGTATCCGCGACCAAGGCCCAAAAGAACTGTTGGTGTAACAGAGCAGGTTAGTACGGGCTGTGGCAGAATGTATATTACTGTTAATTATGATCAGGAAGGGCTTATAGAAACATTTATCACCACAGGATCCTCCGGAGGTTGTAGTGGATTTACAGAAGGTGTAAGCAGGCTCATATCCCTGGCTTTAAGGGCTAATATTTCTCCAGAAGCCATAATAGATCAGCTAACATCAGTAAGCTGCCCTACATTCCTTAGAAGAAAAGCCAACAACAACAGTCTCATAGGCAAGTCCTGCCCAGATATTATTGGAAGGATTTTGACCCAGGAATCAGAGTTTGTAAAGGATAATAAGGATGTTAAAACAATAGTTAATAGTACTGTCTCAGAATTAAGTGCTGCATCTGAAAAGCTGGCCTCCATCTATGAAACCCTAACAGAGGATGAACTCATATTATTAGGTGTCTGCCCAGATTGCAAGGAAAAGCTTACCTTTGCAGAAGGGTGCTTGAAATGCAATTGTGGCTTTAGCAAATGCGGGTAA